The Tachysurus fulvidraco isolate hzauxx_2018 chromosome 19, HZAU_PFXX_2.0, whole genome shotgun sequence genomic sequence CAGATAAGTGGGTGCTATTTGTACCGGAAGTGACTACTTCTTGTTTCCGGGCTGTAAAAAAAAGAGGCTCCTTTTTCCTCCATCCTGGTATTTGGTCCATCCTGGTCCCTGCGAAGTGCCCGGACCCAAAACAGGAAGTAAGTAGCACAATCAAACATTAAAATGAGCCCTCGGGGAGCTCGGGGTCCGTAAAGCGCGTGTTTAAAGTGAAATGTGAGCACGTTTAAACATGTAGAAAGTCCCCGGCGCTACAGAGCTGAAGGTCTGACAGAGAAACATCATGGCGTCgggtttgtttttctctgctaCATTATTGTACTGCATGTAGCTCCTGACATCCTGAACACATTCCTGCAACTCTTACTGCAGTGTGTTAGAAACCTCACAGCCttcatttagttatttatttttgtttgcagaAAATGTTTCTTAGGAAAATCTTTGCAGCGAATATgtgaaattattattgttattattgttatgatttattattgttatttattattattattatcattaccattattgttattattattattattactactactacataGCTGAAGatgtgaaattattattattaatatttttatatattatatatatattataataataataataataataatgtatttaatttaatagcatTCTGACAATTTTACTCATAATGATTAAAATTGTCAGAatgctattaaattaaatacatcaGATCTCTGAGTATTGACTGATACGTGATAGCGATCTAATACTGATTCGAATATGACCTCTGCAGATGGTGTGCTTTATTACGTCCATAAACATAACAAGttcactgaataaaataaatcagatgtttCTGTCTCGTATGACTGTGGATGCACATGTATTAATGGATCCCGGATCATACTGAAAgttcattgtatttttttttttctcactgtgtctcagGCTGAGCATGAACGCAGGAGATGTCTCAGGCTCCGTGGCGTTGGACTCCGTCAGTTCTGTTACTTTCACACAGGATACAGATGGTACCATCATCCTACACTGCACTCAGAacggtcagtgtgtgtgtgtgtgtgtgtgtgtgtgtgtgtgtgtgtgtgtgtgtgtgtgtgtgtgtgtgtgagagagagagagagagaacacagagataCAGTGGGGTCTGAGAGCACTGGTAAAACTTATTTTATTGGCAACTACTCAAGTGAAGAGTCAAATCTTTAAATGAGTTTCTGGTACAGAAATTTTATGGttcattttagatcaaatcctTTGAAGAATCATCTGAACACATTATTCAGCAGAAGAGattatagaatatagaatattaGTTGCTGTTAATGTGAAAGCAATTTAAATCTCACACCGAAGGTCAGATACCTCAACATAGCTGATGCGTTCGTATTTAATCGCTTTTCACAGATGAGGGGCCAATTGGGTCGGACGAGGAACCCGAACCCATTCATAAGCGGTTGCGTTTGTCCAGCGAGGAGACAGAAGACCCCGCCTCCACGCCATCTGCTTACTCGGTGGTCGCACTTCCACGTAAGTCCTCGCGGATTAAACAACAACCCCATGAACACACAAAGTTAATATTTGCGCATTATATCTGTGTTTTAGTTTCAGAGCGTGAGGAGAGCTTCGAGGTGACAATGACGGCCACGGAAATGAAAGACGATCCGGATCAGGAGAGCGAAGATCAGTTGAAGGTATTTGCGTACGTCTTTGGCGTACTTACCCTCAGAGACATGGTTTATGCACAAATTCTTGCTTGAGAAAACAACGAagacgtgttgtgtgttgtttctgtAATGTAAGCAGGATGAGAAGTTGTCCCCCTCACGGAAATCCAGCGACGTGACAGCAGTCAGCCAGGCTTGGTTTACGACCAAAGAGGACAAGAACACGTTAGTGAACAAAGGTACACACAAATCTTCACTAGAGTGGATTCAGGTGCTAACATGATGTAGGGTTTCTAACGTCTCACCCTTTCTTTAGGTCACAAGTGGAAACAGGGCATGTGGTCAAAGGAGGAGATTGATATACTGATGAGTAACATTGAAAACTACCTCAAGGTAAGTTTAGTAACGTGACTAATGTGACCGTTATTAAAGTAGAAAAAATGACCTGGTACAATATATCCAGCCTCTAAAAGCAGAGAGAAATCAAAAAGCaaaataattgtattaaatacttctttttttgttcattataaGTTATTATACTGATAATGTATTTGGTATGTCTGTatgcttgcttgtttgtttatttattttattttctaattttcttTGACATAATTAAGATTAATTTGGTTTATTTGTAAAACATGAGTAGGTTCATTTCTATGTAAGAGTTTTTCATCAGTCACTAGAAAGTGCAGTCTGCCCTCTTCAACGTACATGAGCGTACAGATGGctgtgattggctagtgtcactgtgattgacaggagaggaaGTGTATTCTCCCGCCCAGTTTTATCAGATTGAAACTAcaataagaaacaaaataagaataaaaataagtaagaaAAGAAATTTTTTGGCAAAACagtctctttttattttgttaatgtttatattcCATTGAGCGTTATTTATTATCCCGGATATTAACAAATATATTGGGAAATCCTTCTTTAGAGAAAACGTGGTGTTCAATAAAATAACGCAGTTAGTTTGGGAAAAGCTGTGTTTCCTACGAAAAAATGCTGTAAGGTATTGTGTTATGGTTGATAAGATTCAGTGAGGTGAACCCAGACTTAATAAATTGGAAATCAGTGAAATTAATTCATAATCATTTACTTATAAAGGCCTTAAGGAAAGTAATCCAAAACAAATCTCTAAAATTACAAGACAAATTAGACTAGCTGTTCTAAAGCTACTGGGTTAATCTAAAGCTACTGGATAAAATGAAGACTGGGTTAATCTAAAGCTACTGGATAAAATGAAGACGTTATTAGTATGTAATTCTAACACATaaaataattacttataaaataattaagtttttttttctattcaaaaTCCCTGGGGAGGGAAAAACTGATgcaataatttgtttttaatcacttttttttaactttatttgtttgtttgtttgtttgtttgtttgtttgtttgtctgccGTTACTCCATATCCAAATAAAATGCTATTGGAAAGAGCTGATTTCAGCACTTTCTGGTTTGTTGACATTttcttgtatttctttcttctcctgacAACAGAACCGGGGGATTCAGGACCCTTCAGAGATCATCTTCGAGATGTCAAAAGAAGAGCGAAAGGATTTTTACCGTAGCATCGCATGGGGTTTGAATCGTCCCCTGTTCGCAGTTTACAGGCGCGTGTTGCGTATGTATGACAATCGCAACCACGTAGGCAAGTAAGTACCCAGACACGCTGTAGTATAGCGTCGCTCTCACATGTCTGTACCGATACTGAGTGTTCTTCCTGTCTTCCTgtttacagatacacacaagAGGAAATTGAAAAACTGAAagagtgagtgtttgtttcTCATCTGCGTTCAGTCTGCGTTCAGAGCCTGAGGATTTGATGATACTGTAGATAATGGTTTTTATTAGTTAGTAAGTGTTGGGGTTTATCTGATCAGACTCAGGCAGAAGCACGGAAATGACTGGGCCACTATCGGGGCAGCTCTCGGACGCAGCGCCTCGTCAGTGAAGGACCGGTGCAGACTCATGAAGGACACGTGCCATACAGGTCAGAGCAATCCTCAAACACTACAACGCTTACAGACTCACTATTAACCACAGACATTTAGACTCAGTGTCTAGATTTCGATTCCGCAGATTGCATCAGTCTTCTTGGCCATTCATAAAACCGGGAAATAAAACAGCCAAAAAGAGGGGAGGGAATTAAATTCATTCCCTGCTGCTCAGGTAAATggacagaggaagaagagaggagGCTGACAGAGGTGGTGCATGAGCTGACGGGCACAGTGACTGGTGATGTGGTGACTCAGGGGGTATCGTGGGCATCGGTGGCTGATCTAGTTGGCACTCGCTCGGAGAAACAGTGCCGCTCTAAATGGCTCAACTACCTGAACTGGAAACAGAGCGGAGGCACAGACTGGACCAAAGAGGACGATATCAACCTCatcaacaggtgtgtgtgagactgtgtgtgtgtgagactgtgtgtgtgtgagactgtgtgtgtgtgagactgtgtgtgtgtgagactgtgtgtgtgtgagactgtgtgtgtgtgagactgtgtgtgtgtgagactgtgtgtgtgtgagactgtgtgtgtgtgagactgtgtgtgtgtgagactgtgtgtgtgtgagactgtgtgtgtgtgagactgtgtgtgagcctgtgagTGCGAGCGAGGGACTGTGCGTGCGAGCGAGGGACTGTGCGTGCGAGCGAGGGactgtgcgtgcgagtgtgtgggagaaacagagagagaatcaCTAGTCATTTAAGCAGTGAGAGGTGTTGTGATGTAACTGATTTATTTGGGAGTGAGTTCTGTATAATAACTGATGGTGTGTGTAGGATCATCGAGCTGTCAGTGGAAGACGAGAACGAAATAAACTGGGACATTTTGGCTGAGGGATGGAGCAGCGTTCGCTCTCCTCAGTGGCTCCGGAGCAAATGGTGGACCATTAAAAGACAAGTGTCCAATCACAAAGACCTTCCATTTCCTGGTAagtaagaaaaacaacaacaaatatatcCACATATTACACAACACGTTCTTAGTGTAGATCTAAATCGATTTTTACCTGAATTAAAGCTATATCATTATTATATCCCTTACATTCTTATCATTATAAATGTTGTGTAGGTTTTTCCTTTTGACAGATACACAAATGAACTTTacactttttctgtttctttgttcattttttatttgcaaaaaatattattattcagttttaTTCAGTTTACGTCCCTGTATGTTGTGCCTATACAAACAATAACGTATTATAACGagctcattaatataaacctgtattTTTCAGCTACACTAATGACAAAGCTGCATTTATAGACAAATTTATCAatatcttctgaccaatcagaattaaagAGTTCTGTGgtataacaatatttaaaagaaaaaaaaatgcatgatgtgtttaatttgattttgtattacattaataaaaaaatgggttgtgattgttgtgtattttcttttactgtgttgtgtgtgtgaatgtgtacagTCTTGCTAAAAGGACTACAGGACGTTGTGGAAGCTCCCTCGTCCACAGTGAATAAGGTCGTGGTGGTGGGCTCGCGCTCCGTCCACGGCTCGTCCAGCCCGGTCACTGCACTACAGATCCCTGTCCAGATCCCTGTCCAGATCACACACATCTGTGAGTGTAGTCGTGTAAGACACCGTATTATAACCCTGCATACAGCACCATGGCTCAAAGCCTTGCGCTGACTTTCCGTCTCTTGTGCGTAGCTTCTTCAGACAGTACAAGTGGGAGCTCAGAAAGCGGGACGATTACACTGAACTCTGGGGCGCTGCAGACTTTTGAACTTCTCCCAGTGAGTATTAACATTAACACGTATGTGGACGTTTATGGAAGGTTTACACCCAAATCCTGTTATTCAGATGTCATTTATTTAGCTGTATTTAGAACAAATGAATGGTAAAAAGGAGTGTTCTAATCTCATCAGGGTCACACAAGCAGCTTTCACTAAATTACTCAGGGAAAAAATTCTCCAAAATTTAAACATCATGATCTGTTGGAGTGTGAAATAATTTACCCGGTTTTCTTCTTGATAAAGACGCAAGCCGACACTAACCTGGAGTGGAGGAATAACGGGTGGATGTACTCACTGAGctctttattaggaacacctttacACTTGCTCATTCTGTACAATGTCGTGCACTTTGTCAAGCACAATCACAACAGAGAATAAATGGGATCGCAGAGGCTGAGAAAAGCCTCTcataacacacaaaacattcagCCTAGAGGTGTGTGAGCTTTAACAGACGAAGACCACGTCAGGTTTTCAACtcgtgtcagccaagaacaggagtCTGAGGCGATCCTGAGCATAGACGCACTCATACTGGACAGATGAATCTTGTGCCCACTGAAGCCTTAGTGTTGtagaaatctttatttttcacttcatagtgaaatacattttttttttatatatcccAGGAATTTGGTGTCAGAGCCGTGGTACTGTGTCCCCAGagcaggggcccaacagtggcagcttcgCACAGCTGGGGCTCAAACCTCCCACCTTTCGCTCAGTAACCAAGAGCCTTAAGTGCTCGAGTCACCACTTTCCCTAGATGTAATAGTATAAGAAttaaaaatccacctttgtaaCCATTTTTTACAAAATCATAGTGTAACACGACTGGCTATTGTTTTAACATGTAGTCTGGAATGTTGGCAAAttaagattttattaaaaatctgtatttaaaaaCTAGAATTGTGATTTGGGAGAATGGGAATTCTGAGTAAGAGGATGGTGATGTTTGTGCTTAAGTGTTTATCTCTGCTCATATATTCCTTTCTCGTCTTCTCCAGTCCTTCCACTTGCAGCCCACCGGCACCCCGGGTACCTACTTCCTCCAGACCGGGTCCAATCAGAATCTGCCTCTAACGCTATCTGCCAATTCCACCGTCACGCTCGCAGCCGCAGGATCGCCCGGTTCACCAGAGCAGATCATCTTACACAGCCTGGCCGTGAGTGTTTCTTTACTCACTCAGATGCTTTAACACCTAATGAtgacaaatgatttattttgatgTAACTTCTCATACCTGATGAGCAGGGAGACAGCATGAGCGACAACGTTACGGTACAAATGTCTCATCCTGGCATCATAATCCAGACTGTGACATCAGAAGACCTTCCTGACCCTCTTAACCAATCAGAGTTGACGTCTGAGCGGGACTTGGCCAATGAGGAGGGTGCCGAAGAGAAGCAGCGCTCGAAGGAAGGGGAGTCGAATGAGCAGAGCTCTAAAGTAGTGCGAGAGGACGCAACATATAAGGTACTGGTGATTATTCTAGGTCCTAATAACCTGCTATAAAATTCT encodes the following:
- the dmtf1 gene encoding cyclin-D-binding Myb-like transcription factor 1 isoform X1, with amino-acid sequence MNAGDVSGSVALDSVSSVTFTQDTDGTIILHCTQNDEGPIGSDEEPEPIHKRLRLSSEETEDPASTPSAYSVVALPLSEREESFEVTMTATEMKDDPDQESEDQLKQDEKLSPSRKSSDVTAVSQAWFTTKEDKNTLVNKGHKWKQGMWSKEEIDILMSNIENYLKNRGIQDPSEIIFEMSKEERKDFYRSIAWGLNRPLFAVYRRVLRMYDNRNHVGKYTQEEIEKLKELRQKHGNDWATIGAALGRSASSVKDRCRLMKDTCHTGKWTEEEERRLTEVVHELTGTVTGDVVTQGVSWASVADLVGTRSEKQCRSKWLNYLNWKQSGGTDWTKEDDINLINRIIELSVEDENEINWDILAEGWSSVRSPQWLRSKWWTIKRQVSNHKDLPFPVLLKGLQDVVEAPSSTVNKVVVVGSRSVHGSSSPVTALQIPVQIPVQITHISSSDSTSGSSESGTITLNSGALQTFELLPSFHLQPTGTPGTYFLQTGSNQNLPLTLSANSTVTLAAAGSPGSPEQIILHSLAGDSMSDNVTVQMSHPGIIIQTVTSEDLPDPLNQSELTSERDLANEEGAEEKQRSKEGESNEQSSKVVREDATYKSLKLKEEAVNSGIVDSTVLIVPSPSSFIPTSDITTDAVLPVGTLTDPILQNQEEGSDC
- the dmtf1 gene encoding cyclin-D-binding Myb-like transcription factor 1 isoform X2, which produces MNAGDVSGSVALDSVSSVTFTQDTDGTIILHCTQNDEGPIGSDEEPEPIHKRLRLSSEETEDPASTPSAYSVVALPLSEREESFEVTMTATEMKDDPDQESEDQLKDEKLSPSRKSSDVTAVSQAWFTTKEDKNTLVNKGHKWKQGMWSKEEIDILMSNIENYLKNRGIQDPSEIIFEMSKEERKDFYRSIAWGLNRPLFAVYRRVLRMYDNRNHVGKYTQEEIEKLKELRQKHGNDWATIGAALGRSASSVKDRCRLMKDTCHTGKWTEEEERRLTEVVHELTGTVTGDVVTQGVSWASVADLVGTRSEKQCRSKWLNYLNWKQSGGTDWTKEDDINLINRIIELSVEDENEINWDILAEGWSSVRSPQWLRSKWWTIKRQVSNHKDLPFPVLLKGLQDVVEAPSSTVNKVVVVGSRSVHGSSSPVTALQIPVQIPVQITHISSSDSTSGSSESGTITLNSGALQTFELLPSFHLQPTGTPGTYFLQTGSNQNLPLTLSANSTVTLAAAGSPGSPEQIILHSLAGDSMSDNVTVQMSHPGIIIQTVTSEDLPDPLNQSELTSERDLANEEGAEEKQRSKEGESNEQSSKVVREDATYKSLKLKEEAVNSGIVDSTVLIVPSPSSFIPTSDITTDAVLPVGTLTDPILQNQEEGSDC